From Panicum hallii strain FIL2 chromosome 2, PHallii_v3.1, whole genome shotgun sequence, a single genomic window includes:
- the LOC112882791 gene encoding cytokinin hydroxylase-like, with protein sequence MAFTTLLVIASPVLVLLLRAAWVALSCYLLTPMRIRRIMARQGVRGPPPRPLIGNLRDVSALVAQATADDMPALSHDIVGRLMPHYVLWSKTYGKFFVYWYGSEPRLCLTDAAMIKEFLSSKYAANATGKSWLQRQGTRHFIGRGLLMANGAHWSHQRHVVAPAFMADKLKGRVGHMVECTKQTIRALREATTAPSPGGARRREVDIAAYMTRLTGDIISRTEFDTSYQTGKRIFHLLEDLQRLTARSSRHLWIPGSQYLPSKYRREIRRLNGELEAVLTESIGRSREIAEEGRTTSAYGRGLLAMLLAEMESKKDGAAAGGGDAAMGRQQQQQFSYDLQLVIDECKTFFFAGHDTSALLLTWALMLLATHQEWQDRARAEVARVCGDAPPSYDDLSKLTVLQMIIHETLRLYPPATLLPRMVFEDIRLAGGLHLPAGLSVWIPVLAIHHDESIWGPDAHEFKPERFAAGRRPAFLPFASGPRNCVGQAYALVEAKIVLAMLLQHFRLAISDDYRHAPVNVLTLRPKHGVPVHLRPLRP encoded by the exons ATGGCGTTTACGACGCTCCTGGTGATCGCCTCCCCTGTCCTGGTGCTGCTCCTGAGGGCGGCGTGGGTGGCCCTGTCCTGCTACCTCCTGACGCCAATGAGGATCCGGCGGATCATGGCCCGGCAGGGCGTgcgcgggccgccgccgcgcccgctcaTCGGCAACCTCCGCGACGTGTCGGCGCTGGTGGCGCAGGCCACCGCCGACGACATGCCGGCCCTGAGCCACGACATCGTCGGCCGACTCATGCCGCACTACGTGCTCTGGTCCAAGACATACG GAAAGTTCTTCGTCTACTGGTACGGCAGCGAGCCGCGGCTGTGCCTGACGGACGCGGCGATGATCAAGGAGTTCCTCTCGTCCAAGTACGCGGCGAACGCCACGGGGAAGTCGTGGCTCCAGCGGCAGGGGACCAGGCACTTCATCGGCCGGGGCCTCCTCATGGCCAACGGCGCGCACTGGTCGCACCAGCGCCACGTCGTCGCGCCGGCGTTCATGGCCGACAAGCTCAag GGGCGCGTGGGTCACATGGTGGAGTGCACGAAGCAGACGATCCGGGCGCTCCGGGAGGCGACGACGGCGCCGTcccccggcggcgcgcggcggcgcgaggTGGACATCGCCGCGTACATGACCCGCCTGACCGGCGACATCATCTCGCGCACGGAATTCGACACGAGCTACCAGACGGGGAAGCGCATCTTTCACCTCCTCGAGGACCTGCAGCGCCTCACTGCGCGATCCAGCCGCCACCTCTGGATCCCCGGCAGCCA GTACCTCCCGAGCAAGTACAGGCGGGAGATCAGGCGGCTGAACGGCGAGCTGGAGGCCGTGCTGACGGAGTCCATCGGGCGGAGCCGGGAGATCGCCGAAGAGGGCCGCACCACGTCGGCCTACGGCCGGGGGCTCCTGGCCATGCTGCTGGCGGAGATGGAGAGCAAGAAGGAcggggcggcagcgggcggcggcgacgccgcgatggggcggcagcagcagcagcagttcagCTACGACCTGCAGCTGGTGATCGACGAGTGCAAGACGTTCTTCTTCGCGGGGCACGACACGTCGGCGCTGCTGCTCACCTGGGCGCTTATGCTGCTCGCCACGCACCAGGAGTGGCAGGACAGGGCCCGCGCCGAGGTCGCCCGCGTCTGCGGCGACGCCCCACCGTCCTACGACGACCTCTCCAAGCTCACCGTG CTGCAGATGATCATCCACGAGACGCTGCGGCTGTACCCGCCGGCGACGCTGCTGCCGCGGATGGTGTTCGAGGACATCCGGCTCGCCGGCGGCCTCCACCTGCCCGCCGGCCTGTCGGTGTGGATCCCCGTGCTGGCCATCCACCACGACGAGTCCATCTGGGGCCCCGACGCGCACGAGTTCAAGCCGGAGCGCTTCGCCGCGGGCCGGCGCCCGGCGTTCCTGCCGTTCGCGTCGGGCCCGCGCAACTGCGTCGGCCAGGCGTACGCGCTCGTCGAGGCCAAGATCGTGCTCGCCATGCTGCTGCAGCACTTCCGCCTCGCCATCTCCGACGACTACCGCCACGCGCCGGTGAACGTGCTCACCCTCCGGCCCAAGCACGGCGTGCCCGTCCACCTCCGCCCGCTGCGGCCGTGA